A genomic window from Peromyscus maniculatus bairdii isolate BWxNUB_F1_BW_parent chromosome 1, HU_Pman_BW_mat_3.1, whole genome shotgun sequence includes:
- the Stard5 gene encoding stAR-related lipid transfer protein 5 isoform X2, producing the protein MDVSWATQESEAVAEKVLRYRRDESGWKKCREGNGVSVSWRPSEEFPGNLYRGEGILCGTPAEVWDCIKPVAGGLREKWDDNVTSFEIVQSITDMLCVSRTSTPSAAMKLISPRDFVDLVLVKKYEDGTISSNATHVEHPSCPPKPGFVRGFNHPCGCFCEPLPGEPNKTNLVTFFQTDLSGYLPQSVVDSFFPRSMAEFYPNLQKAVRKFHH; encoded by the exons ATGGACGTGTCTTGGGCCACGCAAGAGAGTGAGGCGGTGGCGGAGAAGGTGCTCCGGTACCGCCGGGACGAGTCGGGCTGGAAGAAGTGCCGGGAAGGC AATGGAGTTTCAGTTTCCTGGAGGCCATCTGAGGAGTTTCCAGGGAATCT GTACCGAGGAGAAGGGATTCTGTGTGGGACACCAGCAGAGGTGTGGGATTGCATAAAGCCAGTGGCCGGAGGCCTCCGGGAGAAGTGGGATGACAACGTGACCAGCTTTGAAATTGTCCAAAGCATCACGGAT ATGCTGTGTGTGAGCCGAACCTCCACACCCTCGGCTGCCATGAAGCTTATTTCTCCCCGGGACTTTGTGGACTTGGTGTTAGTGAAGAAATATGAGGATGGCACCATCAGTTCCAATG CTACCCACGTGGAACACCCATCGTGTCCCCCAAAGCCAGGCTTTGTGCGAGGATTTAACCATCCATGCGGGTGCTTCTGTGAACCACTGCCAGG GGAGCCCAACAAAACCAATCTGGTCACCTTCTTCCAGACAGACCTGAGCGGCTACCTCCCTCAGAGCGTGGTAGACTCCTTTTTCCCTCGCAGCATGGCTGAGTTCTACCCCAACCTTCAGAAGGCCGTGAGGAAATTCCATCACTGA
- the Stard5 gene encoding stAR-related lipid transfer protein 5 isoform X1 translates to MDVSWATQESEAVAEKVLRYRRDESGWKKCREGNGVSVSWRPSEEFPGNLYRGEGILCGTPAEVWDCIKPVAGGLREKWDDNVTSFEIVQSITDMLCVSRTSTPSAAMKLISPRDFVDLVLVKKYEDGTISSNATHVEHPSCPPKPGFVRGFNHPCGCFCEPLPGNICSLRA, encoded by the exons ATGGACGTGTCTTGGGCCACGCAAGAGAGTGAGGCGGTGGCGGAGAAGGTGCTCCGGTACCGCCGGGACGAGTCGGGCTGGAAGAAGTGCCGGGAAGGC AATGGAGTTTCAGTTTCCTGGAGGCCATCTGAGGAGTTTCCAGGGAATCT GTACCGAGGAGAAGGGATTCTGTGTGGGACACCAGCAGAGGTGTGGGATTGCATAAAGCCAGTGGCCGGAGGCCTCCGGGAGAAGTGGGATGACAACGTGACCAGCTTTGAAATTGTCCAAAGCATCACGGAT ATGCTGTGTGTGAGCCGAACCTCCACACCCTCGGCTGCCATGAAGCTTATTTCTCCCCGGGACTTTGTGGACTTGGTGTTAGTGAAGAAATATGAGGATGGCACCATCAGTTCCAATG CTACCCACGTGGAACACCCATCGTGTCCCCCAAAGCCAGGCTTTGTGCGAGGATTTAACCATCCATGCGGGTGCTTCTGTGAACCACTGCCAGG aAACATCTGTTCTCTGAGGGCATAA